In Pantoea cypripedii, the following proteins share a genomic window:
- the bioC gene encoding malonyl-ACP O-methyltransferase BioC gives MTLQVNKQAVAQAFGRAAQHYEQHAELQRQSGDALLALAPAGFGPHLLDAGCGTGWYSRYWRDRGREVTALDLSQAMLDSAAQQHSAQHYVQGDIDVLPLPDACVDGVWSNLAVQWSSDLRTALQQFLRVTRPGGTVLFSTLLSGSLHEVHQAWSQLDGRQHANRFLSAAQIAAATHDLSLSHQQQTITLHFPSALSAMRSLKGIGATHLHDGRSGGLLTRTQLARLEQGWPQDEAGYRLSYHLMFGVLTP, from the coding sequence ATGACGCTACAGGTCAATAAACAGGCGGTTGCGCAGGCGTTTGGTCGCGCAGCACAGCATTACGAACAGCATGCCGAGCTGCAACGCCAGAGCGGCGATGCGTTGCTGGCGCTAGCCCCGGCCGGGTTTGGTCCGCATCTGCTGGATGCCGGATGCGGCACCGGCTGGTACAGCCGGTACTGGCGCGACCGTGGGCGCGAAGTGACCGCGCTTGATTTGTCGCAAGCCATGCTGGATAGCGCGGCACAGCAGCATTCGGCACAGCATTATGTGCAGGGTGACATTGATGTGTTACCGCTGCCGGATGCCTGCGTTGATGGCGTGTGGAGCAATCTTGCGGTGCAGTGGAGCAGCGATCTGCGCACTGCTTTGCAGCAGTTTTTACGCGTCACCCGACCGGGCGGCACGGTGCTGTTTTCCACGCTGTTGTCAGGTTCGCTGCACGAGGTGCATCAGGCGTGGTCGCAGCTGGATGGGCGTCAGCATGCCAACCGTTTCCTCAGCGCAGCGCAAATTGCCGCAGCCACTCACGATCTCTCGCTTTCTCACCAGCAGCAGACCATCACGCTGCATTTTCCCAGCGCGCTCAGCGCGATGCGTTCACTGAAGGGCATCGGCGCAACCCATTTGCATGACGGGCGGTCGGGAGGTTTGCTGACGCGCACGCAACTGGCCCGGCTGGAACAGGGCTGGCCGCAGGATGAGGCGGGGTATCGCCTCAGCTATCACCTGATGTTTGGAGTATTAACACCATGA
- a CDS encoding ABC transporter ATP-binding protein, producing MLSLRSVNQFYGQNHILWDVDLDLPPGTCTGVLGSPGMGKTTLVNCIMGRLPINSGSMTWQEDGSPPENLLLQPAEQRARMGIGYVPQGRHIFSQMSVEDNLLIALMAAQDERSRAIPEMVFDLFPALYSLRHQRSGELPMDQQQQLALARALVLQPKLLILDEPTEGMSPWLEEEMGNLIRRLNRDYGLTILLLEQHVSFIRRVADYFLLLHRGRNVAQGKVAQLDDVTINKWLTVT from the coding sequence ATGCTGAGTTTACGTTCGGTGAATCAGTTTTACGGTCAAAACCATATTCTGTGGGATGTGGATCTGGATCTGCCGCCCGGCACCTGCACTGGCGTGCTGGGGAGTCCGGGGATGGGAAAAACCACGCTGGTTAACTGCATCATGGGACGGCTGCCAATCAACAGCGGCTCGATGACATGGCAGGAAGATGGCTCGCCCCCCGAAAATTTATTGCTGCAACCGGCAGAACAGCGCGCACGCATGGGCATTGGCTATGTGCCGCAGGGACGTCATATTTTCTCGCAGATGAGCGTGGAAGATAACCTGCTGATTGCGCTGATGGCGGCACAGGATGAACGCAGCCGCGCTATCCCGGAAATGGTGTTTGATTTGTTCCCGGCGCTCTATTCACTGCGTCACCAGCGCAGCGGCGAGCTGCCAATGGATCAGCAACAGCAACTGGCTTTGGCGCGTGCGCTGGTGCTGCAACCAAAGCTGTTAATCCTCGACGAACCGACCGAAGGGATGTCACCCTGGCTCGAAGAGGAGATGGGTAACCTAATCCGCCGTCTCAACCGTGATTACGGTCTGACCATCCTGCTGCTGGAGCAACACGTCTCCTTTATTCGCCGCGTCGCTGACTACTTTCTGTTGCTGCATCGGGGTCGCAATGTGGCGCAGGGCAAAGTGGCACAGCTGGATGATGTCACCATCAACAAATGGCTGACGGTGACCTGA
- the moaA gene encoding GTP 3',8-cyclase MoaA produces the protein MSQLTDSYARSFYYLRLSVTDVCNFRCTYCLPEGYKPQGTRNKSFLSLDEIRRVTRAFAAAGTEKVRLTGGEPSLRRDFTDIIAAVRENDAIRQIAVTTNGYRLARDVGEWRAAGLTALNVSVDSLDARQFHAITGQDKFHQVMAGIDAAFEAGFAQVKVNSVLMRDVNSHSLDTFLQWIRTRPIQLRFIELMETGEGGELFRRHHISGEVIRDQLIMQGWQRQPRGRSDGPAQVFRHPDYQGEIGLIMPYAKDFCASCNRLRVSAIGNLHLCLFGDGGVPLRDLLASDDQQDELQARIAWSLGQKKQTHFLHQGNTGITQNLSFIGG, from the coding sequence GTGTCACAACTTACAGATAGCTACGCGCGCAGCTTTTATTATCTGCGCTTGTCGGTCACGGACGTGTGTAACTTCCGTTGTACCTATTGCCTGCCCGAGGGCTACAAACCCCAGGGAACGCGCAATAAAAGTTTTCTCTCGCTTGATGAAATCCGTCGCGTGACGCGTGCCTTTGCGGCCGCGGGCACTGAAAAAGTGCGCCTGACGGGTGGCGAGCCTTCCTTACGTCGTGATTTCACCGACATCATTGCTGCGGTGCGCGAAAATGACGCCATTCGTCAAATAGCCGTTACTACTAACGGCTATCGTCTGGCGCGTGATGTTGGCGAATGGCGTGCCGCCGGGCTGACGGCCCTCAATGTCAGCGTCGATAGCCTTGATGCCCGCCAGTTTCACGCCATCACCGGGCAGGACAAGTTTCATCAGGTCATGGCGGGCATTGATGCCGCTTTTGAGGCCGGTTTTGCGCAGGTGAAAGTCAACAGTGTGCTGATGCGCGATGTTAACAGCCACAGCCTCGACACCTTTCTGCAGTGGATTCGTACCCGACCGATCCAGCTACGTTTTATCGAGCTGATGGAAACCGGGGAGGGCGGCGAGTTGTTCCGTCGTCACCATATCTCGGGCGAGGTGATCCGCGACCAGCTGATTATGCAGGGCTGGCAGCGCCAGCCGCGCGGTCGGAGCGATGGCCCGGCGCAGGTGTTTCGCCATCCCGATTATCAGGGCGAGATCGGTCTGATCATGCCGTATGCCAAAGATTTTTGTGCCAGCTGCAATCGCCTGCGTGTGTCGGCGATCGGTAACCTGCATCTGTGCCTGTTTGGTGATGGCGGAGTTCCGCTGCGCGATCTGCTGGCATCCGACGATCAGCAGGACGAGCTACAGGCACGCATCGCCTGGAGCCTTGGGCAGAAAAAGCAGACGCATTTTCTGCATCAGGGCAACACCGGTATTACGCAAAATCTTTCCTTCATTGGTGGCTAA
- the uvrB gene encoding excinuclease ABC subunit UvrB codes for MSKAFKLNSAFKPSGDQPEAIRRLEEGLEDGLAHQTLLGVTGSGKTFTVANVIADLNRPTMVLAPNKTLAAQLYGEMKEFFPDNAVEFFVSYYDYYQPEAYVPSSDTFIEKDASVNEHIEQMRLSATKALLERRDVIVVASVSAIYGLGDPDLYLKMMLHLTRGMIIDQRSILRRLAELQYSRNDQVFQRGTFRVRGEVIDVFPAESDDIALRVELFDEEVERLSLFDPLTGQVVSVVPRFTVYPKTHYVTPRERILQSMEEIKKELVVRRQVLLENHKLLEEQRITQRTQFDLEMMNELGYCSGIENYSRYLSGRGPGEPPPTLFDYLPADGLLVVDESHVTIPQIGGMYRGDRARKETLVEYGFRLPSALDNRPLRFEEFEALAPQTIYVSATPGNYELEKSGNEVIDQVVRPTGLLDPILEVRPVTTQVDDLLSEIRKRVEINERVLVTTLTKRMAEDLTEYLEEHGEKVRYLHSDIDTVERMEIIRDLRLGEFDVLVGINLLREGLDMPEVSLVAILDADKEGFLRSERSLIQTIGRAARNINGKAILYADKITPSMARAIGETERRREKQQRYNEENGIVPQGLNKKITDILELGKNVVKTRGKGKTASRTAAEAEASYLALTPQAMQKKIHELEGQMQQHAQNLEFEEAARVRDQLHELRELFIAAS; via the coding sequence ATGAGTAAAGCCTTTAAACTCAACTCCGCTTTTAAACCATCAGGGGACCAGCCTGAGGCGATTCGTCGTCTGGAAGAGGGGCTGGAGGATGGCCTGGCGCATCAGACGCTGCTGGGGGTGACCGGTTCGGGAAAAACCTTTACCGTGGCCAATGTGATTGCCGATCTTAACCGGCCGACCATGGTACTGGCCCCCAACAAGACGCTGGCGGCTCAGCTTTACGGCGAGATGAAGGAGTTTTTTCCGGATAACGCGGTGGAGTTTTTCGTCTCCTACTACGACTACTATCAGCCAGAAGCTTATGTGCCCAGCTCCGACACCTTTATAGAAAAAGATGCGTCGGTGAATGAGCATATCGAGCAGATGCGTCTGTCGGCCACCAAGGCGCTGCTGGAGCGGCGTGACGTGATTGTGGTGGCGTCGGTTTCGGCGATCTACGGCCTGGGCGATCCCGATCTCTACCTGAAAATGATGCTGCACCTGACGCGCGGCATGATCATTGATCAACGCAGTATTCTGCGCCGTCTGGCGGAGTTGCAATATAGCCGCAACGACCAGGTGTTCCAGCGCGGCACTTTCCGCGTGCGCGGCGAGGTGATTGATGTCTTCCCGGCTGAATCTGACGATATCGCGCTGCGCGTGGAGCTGTTCGATGAAGAAGTGGAGCGGCTGTCGCTGTTTGACCCGCTCACCGGCCAGGTGGTTTCGGTGGTGCCGCGTTTTACCGTTTATCCAAAAACCCACTACGTCACACCGCGCGAACGCATCCTGCAATCGATGGAAGAGATCAAAAAGGAGCTGGTGGTACGCCGTCAGGTGCTGCTGGAAAACCACAAACTGCTGGAAGAACAGCGTATTACCCAGCGTACCCAGTTTGACCTCGAAATGATGAATGAGTTGGGTTACTGCTCCGGTATCGAAAACTATTCGCGCTATCTTTCCGGGCGTGGGCCGGGCGAGCCGCCGCCGACGCTGTTTGACTATCTCCCGGCCGATGGCCTGCTGGTGGTGGATGAATCCCACGTCACCATTCCTCAGATTGGCGGCATGTATCGCGGTGACCGCGCGCGTAAAGAGACGCTGGTGGAGTATGGTTTCCGCCTGCCGTCAGCGCTGGATAACCGTCCGCTACGCTTTGAAGAATTTGAAGCGCTGGCCCCGCAAACCATCTATGTTTCGGCCACGCCGGGTAACTACGAACTGGAGAAATCCGGTAATGAAGTGATTGATCAGGTGGTGCGTCCGACCGGCCTGCTCGATCCGATCCTCGAAGTGCGTCCGGTGACCACCCAGGTGGATGATCTGCTGTCGGAAATTCGTAAGCGCGTAGAGATCAATGAACGTGTGCTGGTCACCACCCTAACTAAGCGCATGGCGGAAGATTTGACCGAGTACCTGGAAGAACACGGTGAGAAGGTGCGTTATCTGCACTCGGATATCGACACCGTGGAGCGTATGGAGATCATTCGCGACCTGCGCCTGGGTGAGTTTGACGTGCTGGTGGGGATCAACCTGCTGCGTGAAGGGCTGGATATGCCGGAAGTGTCGCTGGTGGCGATTCTGGATGCCGATAAAGAAGGCTTCCTGCGCTCCGAACGTTCACTGATTCAAACCATTGGCCGTGCCGCGCGTAACATCAATGGTAAAGCAATTCTGTACGCCGATAAGATCACACCGTCGATGGCGCGCGCCATTGGGGAGACTGAACGCCGTCGCGAGAAACAGCAGCGCTACAACGAAGAAAACGGCATCGTGCCACAGGGACTGAACAAAAAGATCACCGATATTCTCGAACTGGGTAAAAACGTGGTCAAAACCCGTGGCAAGGGCAAAACGGCATCGCGCACCGCCGCTGAAGCCGAGGCCAGCTATCTGGCGCTCACGCCGCAGGCGATGCAGAAGAAAATTCATGAGCTGGAAGGGCAGATGCAGCAGCACGCGCAGAATCTGGAGTTTGAAGAGGCCGCGCGGGTACGCGACCAGTTGCATGAACTGCGCGAGCTGTTTATCGCCGCCTCCTGA
- the bioF gene encoding 8-amino-7-oxononanoate synthase yields the protein MSWSQRIEQALAERRAADGWRQRVRVEHNSVRELTVAGQRYCHFSSNDYLGLSQHPAVIAAWQQGAAESGAGAGASGHVTGYSRHHAQLEEELADWLGYRRALLFISGFAANQAVIHLLAEKPDRILADKLAHASLLDAASHSPALLRRFAHNQPQSLAKLLATPVEGNTLVVTEGVFSMDGDSAPLAEIAAETRRGNGWLLVDDAHGIGVTGEQGRGSCWQQQVRPELLIVTFGKGFGVSGAALLCDDATADYVEQFARHLIYSTAMPPAQCCALQAALQQIQQGDELRARLHANIARFRAGAADLPWQLMPSASAIQPLVVGENSEALALSQRLKAAGCWVSAIRPPTVPPGTARLRITLTAAHRPEDVDRLLEALYDATGQ from the coding sequence ATGAGCTGGTCGCAACGCATCGAACAGGCGCTGGCCGAGCGGCGCGCCGCTGATGGCTGGCGTCAGCGCGTGCGCGTTGAGCACAACAGCGTGCGCGAACTGACGGTCGCCGGACAGCGCTATTGTCACTTTTCCAGTAACGATTATCTCGGCCTGAGCCAGCATCCGGCGGTGATTGCCGCCTGGCAGCAGGGGGCGGCGGAGTCGGGTGCAGGGGCAGGGGCATCAGGCCATGTGACCGGTTACAGCCGCCATCATGCGCAGCTGGAAGAGGAGCTGGCCGACTGGCTGGGCTATCGGCGTGCGTTGCTGTTTATCTCCGGTTTTGCCGCGAATCAGGCCGTGATCCATCTGCTGGCGGAAAAACCGGATCGCATCCTTGCCGACAAGCTGGCACACGCGTCATTGCTGGATGCTGCCAGCCACAGCCCGGCGCTGCTGCGTCGTTTCGCCCATAACCAGCCGCAAAGCCTGGCAAAACTGCTGGCAACGCCGGTAGAGGGCAACACGCTGGTGGTGACGGAAGGGGTGTTCAGCATGGATGGTGACAGCGCGCCGCTGGCAGAGATTGCAGCGGAAACGCGGCGTGGCAACGGCTGGTTGCTGGTGGATGATGCGCATGGTATCGGCGTCACCGGCGAACAGGGGCGCGGCAGCTGCTGGCAGCAGCAGGTGCGACCGGAACTGCTGATCGTCACCTTCGGCAAAGGCTTCGGCGTCAGCGGCGCGGCGTTGTTGTGCGATGACGCCACTGCCGATTATGTCGAACAGTTTGCCCGCCATCTGATCTATTCCACGGCGATGCCTCCGGCGCAATGTTGCGCGTTGCAGGCCGCATTGCAGCAAATTCAGCAGGGTGATGAACTGCGCGCGCGTCTGCACGCCAACATCGCTCGCTTCCGCGCCGGTGCAGCCGATTTGCCGTGGCAGCTGATGCCTTCGGCCAGCGCCATTCAGCCGCTGGTAGTGGGGGAGAACAGCGAGGCACTGGCGTTATCACAACGGTTGAAGGCAGCGGGGTGCTGGGTTAGCGCCATTCGTCCGCCCACCGTACCACCGGGCACCGCACGGCTGCGTATCACGTTAACCGCCGCGCATCGCCCGGAAGATGTCGACCGTCTGCTGGAGGCGCTGTATGACGCTACAGGTCAATAA
- the bioA gene encoding adenosylmethionine--8-amino-7-oxononanoate transaminase, whose protein sequence is MFNQDDLDFDRQHIWHPYTSMQNPLPCYPVVAAHGCQLQLADGRELVDGMSSWWAAIHGYNHPRLNQAMQAQISQMSHVMFGGITHPAAVALCRQLVAMTPESLECVFLADSGSIAVEVAMKMALQYWLGRGETRQKFLTLKRGYHGDTFAAMSVCDPHNSMHSLWRGYLPEHLFAAAPQLGFDEAWQEDDFADFARLAEQHHQQIAAVILEPIVQGAGGMRFYHPRYLQQVRELCDRYGLLLIADEIATGFGRSGKLFACEHAGITPDILCLGKALTGGTMTLSATLTTREVADTISRSAAGCFMHGPTFMGNPLACAVAVESLTMINEGHWSTQVPAIEQQLRAALLPLRNHPAVADARVLGAIGVIETHQAVDMAALQQFFVERGVWIRPFGRLIYLMPPYVISAAELTKLTDAVRDALDFSHHFQ, encoded by the coding sequence ATGTTCAATCAGGATGACCTCGATTTTGACCGCCAGCATATCTGGCACCCCTATACCTCGATGCAGAATCCACTGCCCTGCTACCCGGTGGTGGCAGCACACGGATGCCAGTTACAGCTGGCCGATGGACGCGAACTGGTGGATGGGATGTCGTCCTGGTGGGCCGCGATTCACGGTTATAACCATCCCCGCCTCAATCAGGCGATGCAGGCGCAAATCAGCCAAATGTCACACGTGATGTTTGGCGGCATCACCCATCCGGCCGCAGTGGCGCTGTGTCGCCAGTTGGTGGCGATGACGCCTGAGTCGCTTGAATGCGTATTCCTCGCCGATTCAGGTTCGATCGCCGTCGAAGTGGCGATGAAAATGGCGTTGCAATACTGGCTGGGACGTGGCGAAACCCGACAAAAATTCCTCACCCTGAAACGCGGTTATCACGGCGATACCTTTGCCGCCATGTCGGTGTGCGATCCTCACAACTCGATGCACAGCCTGTGGCGCGGTTATCTGCCGGAACATCTGTTCGCAGCCGCACCACAGCTGGGGTTTGATGAGGCGTGGCAGGAGGACGATTTCGCCGATTTTGCCCGTCTGGCAGAGCAGCATCATCAGCAGATTGCGGCGGTGATTCTGGAGCCGATTGTGCAGGGTGCAGGCGGCATGCGTTTTTATCATCCGCGTTATCTGCAACAGGTGCGTGAACTGTGCGACCGCTACGGTTTGCTGCTGATTGCTGATGAGATCGCCACCGGATTTGGTCGCAGCGGTAAATTGTTCGCCTGTGAACATGCCGGGATCACACCGGATATTTTGTGTCTGGGGAAAGCGCTGACCGGCGGCACCATGACGCTCTCCGCCACGCTGACCACCCGCGAAGTGGCGGACACCATCAGCCGTAGCGCGGCAGGCTGCTTTATGCATGGCCCGACCTTTATGGGTAATCCGCTGGCCTGCGCGGTGGCCGTGGAAAGTCTGACCATGATTAATGAAGGCCACTGGTCCACTCAGGTGCCCGCCATTGAGCAGCAATTGCGGGCCGCGTTGTTGCCGCTGCGCAACCATCCCGCCGTCGCAGATGCGCGCGTGCTGGGGGCGATTGGTGTGATTGAGACCCATCAGGCGGTGGATATGGCGGCGTTACAGCAGTTCTTTGTCGAGCGTGGGGTGTGGATCCGTCCGTTCGGACGCTTAATTTATCTGATGCCGCCGTATGTAATTTCCGCCGCTGAGCTGACGAAACTCACCGACGCGGTGCGTGATGCGCTGGATTTTTCGCATCATTTTCAGTGA
- the moaB gene encoding molybdenum cofactor biosynthesis protein B: protein MGKSSGDFVAINAAVLTVSDSRDASNDTSGDYLREALTEAGHQVVDHAIVPDNRYRIRATVSRWIASEDVQLVIVNGGTGFNSKNSTPEALLPLFDREIEGFGELFRMISYEEIGSATLQSRAVAGMANQTLIFAVPGSSNACRSAWERIIIDQLDARTRPCNFVSHLKKL, encoded by the coding sequence ATGGGTAAATCTTCCGGCGACTTTGTTGCCATCAACGCTGCGGTGCTGACCGTTTCTGACAGCCGTGATGCCAGTAACGACACCTCAGGTGATTATTTGCGTGAAGCACTGACCGAAGCCGGACATCAGGTGGTCGATCACGCGATCGTCCCGGATAACCGCTATCGCATTCGCGCCACGGTGTCGCGCTGGATCGCCAGCGAAGATGTCCAGTTGGTGATCGTTAACGGCGGCACCGGTTTTAACAGCAAAAACAGCACGCCAGAAGCGCTGCTGCCGCTGTTTGATCGCGAGATTGAAGGATTTGGCGAGCTGTTCCGCATGATCTCATACGAAGAGATCGGCAGCGCCACTTTGCAGTCACGCGCAGTGGCGGGTATGGCGAACCAAACGCTGATTTTTGCCGTACCCGGTTCCAGCAACGCCTGCCGCAGTGCCTGGGAACGCATCATTATCGATCAACTGGATGCGCGTACCCGTCCCTGTAATTTTGTCTCTCATTTGAAGAAGTTGTAA
- the bioD gene encoding dethiobiotin synthase, which translates to MKRWFITGTDTEVGKTVASGALLQAASAAGLTTAGYKPVASGCEITAEGIRNSDALALQRYSSLTLPYEQVNPLAFIEPTSPHIVSAEEGRPIEFAQLSAGLRQLEQQAEWVLVEGAGGWFTPLSATQTYADWVIAEQLPVILVVGIKLGCINHAMLTAAAVRASGLPLAGWIANDIQPPGKRHQEYLATLRQRIEAPCLGEIPYLTDDAQQAECGRFLTLP; encoded by the coding sequence ATGAAACGCTGGTTTATTACGGGCACCGATACCGAAGTAGGAAAAACGGTGGCCAGTGGGGCGCTGTTGCAGGCGGCCAGTGCAGCCGGATTGACCACCGCAGGCTACAAGCCAGTGGCTTCCGGTTGCGAGATCACCGCCGAGGGGATTCGCAACAGCGATGCGCTGGCTTTGCAGCGTTACAGTTCGCTGACATTGCCTTATGAGCAGGTCAATCCGCTGGCGTTTATCGAGCCAACGTCGCCGCATATCGTCAGTGCGGAAGAGGGGCGACCCATCGAATTCGCTCAGCTGTCAGCGGGACTGCGCCAGCTGGAACAGCAGGCTGAATGGGTGCTGGTGGAGGGGGCGGGCGGCTGGTTTACCCCGTTGTCCGCCACCCAGACCTATGCCGACTGGGTGATCGCTGAACAACTGCCGGTGATTCTGGTGGTGGGAATCAAACTGGGCTGCATCAACCATGCGATGCTGACAGCCGCAGCCGTGCGCGCCAGTGGTTTACCGTTGGCTGGCTGGATCGCCAATGATATTCAGCCACCGGGCAAACGTCACCAGGAGTATCTGGCAACTCTGCGTCAGCGTATTGAGGCACCCTGCCTGGGCGAGATTCCGTACCTGACGGATGACGCTCAGCAGGCAGAGTGCGGACGTTTCCTGACACTGCCGTAG
- the moaC gene encoding cyclic pyranopterin monophosphate synthase MoaC: protein MSSLTHINAAGEAHMVDVSGKTETVREAQAEALVLMKPETLQMIIDGSHHKGDVFATARIAGIQAAKRTWELIPLCHPLMLSKVEVTLMAEPEHSRVRVTSRCRLTGKTGVEMEALTAASVAALTIYDMCKAVQKDIVIDQLRLLSKSGGKSGDFQAVQHD, encoded by the coding sequence ATGTCCTCGTTAACTCATATCAATGCCGCTGGCGAAGCCCATATGGTGGATGTCTCCGGCAAAACCGAAACGGTGCGTGAAGCCCAGGCGGAAGCGCTGGTGCTGATGAAGCCGGAAACGCTGCAAATGATCATCGATGGCAGCCACCACAAAGGCGATGTGTTCGCGACTGCGCGTATCGCAGGTATTCAGGCCGCCAAGCGCACCTGGGAACTGATCCCGCTGTGCCATCCGCTGATGCTAAGCAAAGTGGAGGTGACGCTGATGGCTGAGCCGGAACACAGCCGGGTGCGCGTCACCTCGCGCTGCCGTCTCACCGGTAAAACCGGTGTCGAAATGGAAGCGCTGACGGCTGCGTCGGTCGCGGCCCTGACCATCTATGACATGTGCAAAGCGGTGCAAAAAGATATCGTCATCGATCAGTTACGTTTGCTGAGCAAAAGCGGCGGCAAATCCGGTGATTTTCAGGCGGTGCAGCATGATTAA
- a CDS encoding gluconeogenesis factor YvcK family protein — protein MNRTLADLDRVVALGGGHGLGRVMSALAPLGSRLTGIVTTTDNGGSTGRIRRSEGGIAWGDMRNCINQLITEPSVASAMFEYRFTGNGELAGHNLGNLILKALDHLSVRPLEAINIIRNLLKVDAFLIPMSEQPVDLVAQDNEGNMVYGETAVDEMKQAPQELMLHPNVIPTREALDAIGEADLILIGPGSFYTSLMPILLMEEMARALRRTPATMVFIGNLGRELSPAAASLTVADKLVIMEQAIGKRVIDAVIVSPAADIRGVEERLIVREPLEAADIKYRHDRQLLRVALEHAIQAF, from the coding sequence ATGAATCGTACCCTGGCAGATTTGGATCGTGTGGTGGCGCTGGGCGGCGGCCACGGTCTGGGTCGTGTGATGTCGGCGCTGGCACCGCTTGGCTCGCGTCTGACCGGTATTGTTACCACCACCGACAACGGCGGTTCGACCGGACGCATCCGCCGCTCAGAAGGCGGCATTGCCTGGGGCGATATGCGTAACTGCATCAACCAGTTGATCACCGAACCGAGCGTCGCCTCGGCGATGTTTGAATATCGCTTCACCGGCAATGGCGAACTGGCCGGCCACAACCTCGGCAACCTGATCCTGAAAGCGCTTGACCATCTCAGCGTGCGGCCGCTGGAAGCCATCAACATCATCCGCAACCTGCTGAAAGTGGATGCCTTTTTGATTCCGATGTCCGAGCAACCCGTCGATCTGGTGGCCCAGGATAACGAAGGCAATATGGTGTACGGCGAAACCGCAGTTGATGAGATGAAGCAGGCTCCGCAGGAGTTGATGCTGCATCCCAACGTCATCCCCACGCGTGAAGCGCTGGATGCGATTGGCGAAGCGGATCTGATCCTGATCGGTCCCGGCAGTTTCTACACCAGCCTGATGCCGATTCTGCTGATGGAAGAGATGGCGCGCGCATTGCGTCGCACCCCGGCAACCATGGTGTTTATCGGCAACCTGGGCCGGGAACTCAGCCCGGCGGCAGCCAGCCTGACCGTGGCGGACAAACTGGTGATCATGGAACAAGCAATTGGTAAGCGGGTGATTGATGCGGTGATCGTCAGCCCGGCGGCGGATATTCGCGGTGTGGAGGAGCGTTTAATCGTGCGCGAACCGCTGGAAGCCGCCGATATTAAATATCGACACGACCGCCAGCTGCTGCGCGTGGCGCTGGAACATGCCATCCAGGCATTTTGA
- the bioB gene encoding biotin synthase BioB: MAHRWTLAQAQALFDKPFLELMFEAQQVHRQHFDPRQVQVSTLLSIKTGACPEDCKYCPQSARYKTGLESERLMEVEAVLESARKAKAAGSSRFCMGAAWKNPHERDMPYLEQMVQGVKAMGMETCMTLGTLDNSQAQRLAHAGLDFYNHNLDTSPEFYGNIITTRSYQERLDTLDKVRGAGIKVCSGGIVGLGETVKDRAGLLVQLANLPTPPESVPINMLVKVKGTPLADNDDVEPFDFIRTIAVARIMMPSSHVRLSAGREQMSEQTQAMCFMAGANSIFYGCKLLTTPNPEEDKDLILFRKLGLNPEHTATTAGDNEQQHQLSEQLLHADTAQFYNAAV; this comes from the coding sequence ATGGCACACCGCTGGACACTGGCACAAGCCCAGGCACTATTCGATAAACCTTTCCTTGAGCTAATGTTTGAGGCGCAACAGGTACATCGCCAACATTTCGACCCGCGTCAGGTGCAGGTCAGTACGCTGCTGTCGATCAAAACCGGCGCCTGCCCGGAAGACTGTAAATATTGCCCGCAGAGCGCACGCTACAAAACCGGGCTGGAATCAGAGCGGCTGATGGAAGTGGAAGCGGTACTGGAATCGGCGCGCAAAGCCAAAGCGGCTGGTTCCAGTCGCTTCTGCATGGGCGCTGCGTGGAAAAACCCGCACGAGCGCGACATGCCGTATCTGGAGCAGATGGTGCAGGGCGTGAAAGCGATGGGCATGGAAACCTGTATGACCCTCGGCACGCTCGACAACAGCCAGGCGCAGCGTCTGGCGCACGCCGGGCTGGATTTCTACAACCACAACCTCGATACCTCGCCGGAATTTTACGGCAACATCATCACCACCCGTAGCTACCAGGAACGTCTGGATACGCTGGACAAAGTGCGCGGTGCCGGTATCAAAGTCTGCTCAGGCGGTATCGTCGGCCTGGGAGAAACGGTGAAAGATCGCGCCGGTTTACTGGTGCAGCTGGCGAACCTGCCGACGCCGCCGGAAAGTGTGCCGATCAACATGCTGGTGAAGGTGAAAGGTACGCCGCTGGCCGATAACGACGACGTAGAGCCATTCGATTTTATCCGCACCATCGCCGTGGCGCGCATCATGATGCCATCTTCGCACGTACGCCTGTCAGCGGGCCGTGAGCAGATGAGTGAACAGACCCAGGCGATGTGCTTTATGGCCGGGGCGAACTCGATTTTCTACGGCTGCAAACTGCTTACCACGCCGAACCCGGAAGAAGATAAGGATCTGATTCTGTTCCGTAAACTGGGGCTGAACCCGGAACATACCGCCACCACTGCCGGTGATAACGAGCAGCAGCATCAGCTGAGTGAGCAGCTGCTGCACGCCGATACCGCACAGTTTTACAACGCGGCGGTGTAA